In one Paraburkholderia azotifigens genomic region, the following are encoded:
- a CDS encoding acyl-homoserine-lactone synthase: MHTAIRIGTRQEFDNTHINEMYRLRARVFRDRMGWDVPTIAGMEIDGYDALGPYYMLIQDGERQVRGCWRLMPTEGPNMLRDTFSQLLDGHDAPFGRHIWELSRFAIETDGEQTFGFADLTMHAIHELVTFADRMGITRYVTVTTLAIERMLRRAGIEVTRLGPPVKIGVERTIALDITVDAIRAAVCKPMPVAA, translated from the coding sequence ATGCATACGGCGATTCGGATTGGCACACGGCAAGAGTTCGACAACACGCACATCAACGAGATGTATCGACTGCGCGCCCGGGTCTTTCGCGACCGGATGGGATGGGACGTTCCGACCATCGCGGGTATGGAGATCGACGGCTACGACGCGCTGGGCCCGTACTACATGCTCATCCAGGACGGCGAGCGGCAGGTGCGCGGCTGCTGGCGCCTGATGCCCACGGAAGGCCCGAACATGCTGAGGGACACGTTTTCGCAGTTGCTAGACGGCCACGACGCGCCATTCGGACGGCATATTTGGGAATTGAGCCGCTTCGCTATCGAAACGGATGGCGAGCAAACGTTTGGCTTTGCAGATTTGACGATGCACGCGATCCACGAGCTGGTGACGTTCGCGGACCGGATGGGCATCACCCGCTACGTGACGGTGACGACGCTGGCGATCGAGCGGATGCTGCGGCGCGCGGGCATCGAGGTGACGCGGCTGGGGCCGCCCGTGAAGATCGGCGTTGAACGCACCATTGCGCTCGACATCACCGTCGACGCGATCCGCGCCGCGGTCTGCAAGCCGATGCCTGTCGCGGCCTGA
- a CDS encoding helix-turn-helix transcriptional regulator, whose protein sequence is MELQNHWQSGVHANVQPTAQSRNPDTSSGVDRVLIIAYRKKKKESQRQFWARFGVTQSRGSRFESGAEIPAPVSILLGLYFTKTVTDGDLGRAEKVLHNPEARELINLDQ, encoded by the coding sequence ATGGAACTTCAAAATCATTGGCAATCGGGCGTTCACGCAAACGTTCAACCGACCGCGCAGAGCCGTAATCCGGACACTTCGTCCGGGGTGGACCGTGTTCTGATCATCGCGTACCGCAAGAAAAAGAAAGAAAGCCAGCGCCAGTTCTGGGCGCGTTTCGGCGTGACGCAGTCGCGCGGCAGCCGCTTCGAATCGGGCGCGGAGATTCCGGCACCCGTGTCGATCCTGCTGGGCCTCTACTTCACGAAGACGGTCACGGACGGCGATCTGGGCAGGGCAGAGAAGGTTCTGCACAACCCGGAAGCGCGTGAGCTCATCAACCTGGATCAATAA
- a CDS encoding helix-turn-helix transcriptional regulator, with protein MSPLLEAADDVTWFREVSRLADGWGFDRVLVGILPRPGMRLEDAFIRSTYSPTWRQFYNEQGFAHIDPTVTHCMTKSSPLIWSPDLFDTNPAQTMYEEARAHGLRAGVSLPIHGPRQESGLICFVNDHNPSDEFWRHLDVVLPNLVLLRDLVIDTSQPHLNTHTQALVPKLTPREQECLKWTARGKSTWEISHILNCSEAVVNFHLKNIRTKFGVNSRRAAAVIATQLGLIDPG; from the coding sequence ATGTCGCCGTTGCTGGAAGCGGCGGACGATGTCACCTGGTTTCGCGAAGTCTCCCGACTCGCGGACGGCTGGGGCTTTGACCGGGTGCTGGTCGGCATTCTTCCGCGACCGGGGATGCGGCTCGAAGATGCGTTCATCCGCAGCACGTATTCGCCCACCTGGCGGCAGTTCTATAACGAGCAAGGGTTTGCGCACATCGATCCGACCGTCACGCATTGCATGACGAAGTCGTCACCGCTCATCTGGTCGCCTGATCTGTTCGACACCAATCCGGCGCAAACCATGTACGAAGAAGCCCGCGCGCATGGCTTGCGCGCAGGCGTGAGCCTGCCCATTCACGGGCCGAGGCAGGAATCGGGTCTGATCTGCTTCGTCAACGATCACAACCCGAGCGACGAGTTCTGGCGTCATCTCGATGTCGTGCTGCCCAACCTGGTGCTGTTGCGCGACCTCGTCATCGACACGAGCCAGCCTCACCTGAACACGCACACACAAGCTTTGGTGCCAAAGCTCACGCCGCGGGAGCAGGAGTGCCTGAAATGGACCGCGCGCGGTAAGTCCACCTGGGAAATTTCGCACATTCTCAATTGCTCGGAAGCCGTGGTGAACTTCCACCTCAAGAACATTCGCACGAAATTCGGTGTGAACTCACGGCGCGCGGCGGCCGTGATTGCTACGCAGCTCGGCCTTATTGATCCAGGTTGA